A genomic region of Antennarius striatus isolate MH-2024 chromosome 4, ASM4005453v1, whole genome shotgun sequence contains the following coding sequences:
- the LOC137593889 gene encoding nucleoplasmin-like protein ANO39 isoform X1, producing MLAGVIVIRYRQSTDAAAAAAASSSRLPVKHGALALPRAGKDEEEEDEEEEDEEEEEQRGRVPPGPDGPVPRNLSGGGRTPTGTDSPSADKHSFPDRGSGRPHGNQSALKIDEDDDDDDDDDDDV from the exons ATGCTCGCCGGCGTCATCGTCATCCGGTACCGACAGTCCACCgatgccgccgccgccgccgccgccagcagcagcaggttaCCCGTCAAACATGGCGCCCTGGCGCTCCCCAG AGCTGGaaaagacgaggaggaggaagacgaggaggaggaagacgaggaggaggaagagcagcgaGGAAGAGTTCCtcctggacctgatggacccGTTCCGAGGAACCTCTCCGGAGGAGGACGCACCCCGACTGGAACCGACAGCCCGTCAGCAGACAAACATTCATTCCCGGATCGGGGCAGCGGCCGTCCCCACGGCAACCAGTCAGCACTCAAAatcgatgaagatgatgatgatgatgatgatgatgatgacgacgttTGA
- the LOC137593889 gene encoding nucleoplasmin-like protein ANO39 isoform X2 produces the protein MLAGVIVIRYRQSTDAAAAAAASSSRAGKDEEEEDEEEEDEEEEEQRGRVPPGPDGPVPRNLSGGGRTPTGTDSPSADKHSFPDRGSGRPHGNQSALKIDEDDDDDDDDDDDV, from the exons ATGCTCGCCGGCGTCATCGTCATCCGGTACCGACAGTCCACCgatgccgccgccgccgccgccgccagcagcagcag AGCTGGaaaagacgaggaggaggaagacgaggaggaggaagacgaggaggaggaagagcagcgaGGAAGAGTTCCtcctggacctgatggacccGTTCCGAGGAACCTCTCCGGAGGAGGACGCACCCCGACTGGAACCGACAGCCCGTCAGCAGACAAACATTCATTCCCGGATCGGGGCAGCGGCCGTCCCCACGGCAACCAGTCAGCACTCAAAatcgatgaagatgatgatgatgatgatgatgatgatgacgacgttTGA
- the LOC137593889 gene encoding nucleoplasmin-like protein ANO39 isoform X3, whose translation MLAGVIVIRAGKDEEEEDEEEEDEEEEEQRGRVPPGPDGPVPRNLSGGGRTPTGTDSPSADKHSFPDRGSGRPHGNQSALKIDEDDDDDDDDDDDV comes from the exons ATGCTCGCCGGCGTCATCGTCATCCG AGCTGGaaaagacgaggaggaggaagacgaggaggaggaagacgaggaggaggaagagcagcgaGGAAGAGTTCCtcctggacctgatggacccGTTCCGAGGAACCTCTCCGGAGGAGGACGCACCCCGACTGGAACCGACAGCCCGTCAGCAGACAAACATTCATTCCCGGATCGGGGCAGCGGCCGTCCCCACGGCAACCAGTCAGCACTCAAAatcgatgaagatgatgatgatgatgatgatgatgatgacgacgttTGA